The DNA segment AAGAAGGTGCGGGTGGTGTCGGAGCAGTAGGATTTGTACCGTCCGCCGAGGTCGAGGATGATCACGTCGTTTTCTTCGATGACCCTCCGGTCGCCGCCGTAGTGGGGCATGGAACCGTTGGGGCCGCTGGCCACGATGGGAGCGAAGGAAATTTCGTTGGAGCCCGCTTCCTCGAAGAACTCGGGAATCTTTTTCGCGATCTGCCGTTCCGTCATGCCCGGCCGGATGAAATCCAGCAGTTTGCCGACCACCGCGTCCACGATGCGGGACGCCTCCCGCATGACGGCGAGCTCCCCTTCGTCCTTTCGGGAACGGAGAGGATCCAGGATGCCTGCTCCATTGCACATCTGAAGGTCCATGGCATCCCTGACGGCAAGCATGTCCACCGCCCTGACACCGTCGTTGAAGGCGATTTTCCCCCCGACGACGCCCAGGTGTTCGCAGCCCCGTCTGAACGCGCCGGTGAAGCCCTCGTGGTCGTTCCATTCGGCGTAGAAGGGGACGCCGCCGAAGGCGTTGACCATCTCCTCCTTATAGAGCAGGGGCGTCATGGCGAAGCATCGGCAGTCCTTCGACACCATCAGTCCCCTGACCCTTTCATCGGGGTGGGTGTCCAGCCCGCCGATGTACTCCAGGTCCGTGGAAGGGCCGAGGTAAATGGCGTCGAGTCCCAGCTTCTTCAGTTCCGCTGCCAGCAGTTCCACTCTTTTCTGATTGATCATGAATGTCCCCCCGAAGTGGTGTTTTTTTTGCGGCCCGCATGCCAATCAT comes from the Aminivibrio pyruvatiphilus genome and includes:
- a CDS encoding M24 family metallopeptidase yields the protein MINQKRVELLAAELKKLGLDAIYLGPSTDLEYIGGLDTHPDERVRGLMVSKDCRCFAMTPLLYKEEMVNAFGGVPFYAEWNDHEGFTGAFRRGCEHLGVVGGKIAFNDGVRAVDMLAVRDAMDLQMCNGAGILDPLRSRKDEGELAVMREASRIVDAVVGKLLDFIRPGMTERQIAKKIPEFFEEAGSNEISFAPIVASGPNGSMPHYGGDRRVIEENDVIILDLGGRYKSYCSDTTRTFFTGTPTEEQRKVYEIVRQAQAAGEAAVQPGATGQDVDRAARQVIIDAGYGEYFFNRVGHGIGLAVHESPYMIEGNDRPLEPGNVFSVEPGIYLPGKFGVRIENIVAVRADGTGEALNHFPRDLDSVCIRG